Genomic DNA from uncultured Methanobacterium sp.:
AGTTTTCATGGGGACACAGATTTTCCGGTCAGGATCTATGTCCACTATTTCCACGTGGATCCCATAGGCTTTTTCCATATTTTCCCGATTTATTACCTCTTCTGGTTTGCCAATGGCCATAAAGTTCTTATCCTTCAGTATGGCCACTTTATTGGAGGATATGAATGCATGATCCGGGAAGTGGGAGGTCATTACTACTGAAAGTCCTTCACTGGCTAATGTTGAGATTATATCCAGTGTTTTCAGTTGATTGCCGAAATCAAGATGGGAAGTGGGTTCATCCAGTACTAGAATGCGGGGTTCCTGGGCTATTACCCTGGCAAAGAAGACCAGTTGCTGTTCCCCACCACTTAAGGTGGTGTAAGGTTTATCCCTCATATGGGAAATTCCAAACTTTTCCAGGGCTTTTTCTGCAATTTTATAGTCTTTTTCTCCCAGTGATTCGAAAAAATCAAGGTGGGGTGTTCTGCCCATTAAAACCACATCGAAAACTGTGAAGGCAAAGGTTGGAATGTGGCCCTGGGGGATATAACCTATATTCCTGGCTATTTCCCTTTGATCGATGTGCCGGATGTCCTCCCCATTGATGTAAACTGTGCCGTTATTCAATCCATGGATTCTGTTTAGACACTTTATTAGGGTTGTTTTACCACAGCCATTGGGGCCCAGTATACAGACCACATCCCCCTTTTCCACTGTTAAATTTATATCTTCAAATATATTGCCAGTTTCATCATATGCAAAGGCTGCATCCTTTATTTCCAGTATACTCAATACTTCACCTCCTGAATGTGTTATTAACACTGTTAATATCCCTTATTTACCCGTTTTAACACATTTATCAGTCCTAAACCATTCAAGCCCATGTACCGTAACCCTTTCTCAGCAAGTATAAGAAGAATGGAGCCCCGATTATAGCGGTTAAAATTCCAATGGGAACTTCGGTAATGAGTAATGTCCTGGATATGTTATCCACAAATAGAAGGAATGATGCTCCCAGGCAAATGGTGGCGGGTAACAGGTTTTTATGATCTGGACCAACAATTATTCGACTAATGTGGGGTATAATCAACCCAACCCATCCAATAATCCCACTTATAGACACGGCAGCTGCGGTTATCAGGGTACAGCAAGATATTATGATCAAACGGAGCTTTTGGGTTTCTATTCCATAGATTTGGCTTCTTCATCACCCATGGCTAAGATGTTCAGCCTCCACCTTAATACCAGTAGTATGCTTATTCCCAGGATTATGGGGATGGCTGCAATGAAGACTTCCTTGTTACTGGCGCCGGCAACACTTCCCATTAACCAGTAGACGATCTGGGGTAACTTTTCAAAGGGGTCGGCCATGTACTTGCAGAGAGATATCAGGGCACCGAAGAGTGACCCAATAGCCATACCACTTAAAACCATTACCAGATCTGGTGAGCTTTTAATGGAACGGGCAATAACGTAGGTGAGGGTCACTGCCACCATTCCCCAGATGAATGCCGAGATCTGGGTAAAGATGGGTATTCCAATTAGTAGTATTGCTATGGCCGCTCCAAACCCTGCTCCTGCAGAAACAACCCAGTATGTCTGGTGAAACCAGGGGGTTCTTGAATGTTCCCTGGAATGAAGCCCCTGCTACAGATAAAGCAGCCCCTACAAGTAATGCTGCCATTATGCGAGGTAACCTAATATCCCAGACAACAGTGGAAGCGGCAGCAGATACGTGTATGAATGGGAAGAATTTGGCCAGTATGGCCATGATCACTTCCACCGGACTTAAAGGATACCTGCCGATCATGAAAGAAACAAAAAACAGGAAAATTGGTAATGCAATTAGAATTACATTAACCAACCATTTCCGGTTAGTCCCATCAAGAGCAGATTTCCATTTTTTTGTGTTTGTAAACATTAGATCACACGTGTTTCTTCATTTTCCCTGTGGATTATGACACATCGGTTATTCCTCATTATACATCAGCCCACAATATACATCCCTAGCCACAGTATACATCTCATGGCCCATACTTCAACCACACTATACATCAGTCATTCCTGAATCTTTCAAGATCTTGGTTACTCCATCATCACTGAGATCATAGTGGTAGAATTCTGAGTAGAACTCTTTAACCTCTCCTTTGAGGTCTAAATTCTTGAACTTGTCTGGATATAATATTTTAGCAGTCCATGGAATTCCAATTATGAGGTTTGCCCCGGTTGGCTTGTCGAACCATTTAAATGGAGATTGTGGGGATAGGTAAACCTTTTTATTTTGAACTGCGTTTACACTGCTCCAGGTGGAGTTTTGATAGACACTGGCAAAGAAAGTGGGGTCAGTGGTTATTATAACTTGAGGATTCCATTTTAGAACCTGTTCCATGGATACCTGTGTTTGTCCACTCCCTCCCTGCATCTGGACATTGGCCACATTATTCCCGTGACACAGATCAATTAACTGTCCATGTACTGAACCAGAGGGCTCGGTTTTCAGACCGTCAACTCCCTCAGCAAAGTAAACTGTTGTCCTTTCACTGTCAGGTATGGTTGACACCACATCAGTCACTTCTTTTTGAACCTTAGTATTGAAATCAGACAGTTTCTTGGCCTTATCAGTGGACCCCAGTAGGGTTCCTATAAACTCTATGGAGGGGTTTAAGGTGGTTACATTACTGGTATCTGCCACACCCACCACTGGTATTGAACCAAACTTCTGCTGTCTTTCGGATAGAACTGAGAGGGTTGATGCATGTGAAGATGAATCATCTGGACTTACACTGTCCAGCACCACATCAGGGATCATGGCGATGAATTGCTCGTAACTACCGGATTGGGATCCGTACCATCCACCCACTGACGGCAGATTCTTATAGGCATCAGGCATGTATTTCTGTTCGTCACTGGTTACCTCATAGTTGAAGGCCTGTAATTTGTCAGGGCTAATCATGTAGACCAGGACT
This window encodes:
- a CDS encoding ABC transporter substrate-binding protein produces the protein MPSPINHVLSTSPTTTVLVYMISPDKLQAFNYEVTSDEQKYMPDAYKNLPSVGGWYGSQSGSYEQFIAMIPDVVLDSVSPDDSSSHASTLSVLSERQQKFGSIPVVGVADTSNVTTLNPSIEFIGTLLGSTDKAKKLSDFNTKVQKEVTDVVSTIPDSERTTVYFAEGVDGLKTEPSGSVHGQLIDLCHGNNVANVQMQGGSGQTQVSMEQVLKWNPQVIITTDPTFFASVYQNSTWSSVNAVQNKKVYLSPQSPFKWFDKPTGANLIIGIPWTAKILYPDKFKNLDLKGEVKEFYSEFYHYDLSDDGVTKILKDSGMTDV
- a CDS encoding ABC transporter ATP-binding protein; amino-acid sequence: MSILEIKDAAFAYDETGNIFEDINLTVEKGDVVCILGPNGCGKTTLIKCLNRIHGLNNGTVYINGEDIRHIDQREIARNIGYIPQGHIPTFAFTVFDVVLMGRTPHLDFFESLGEKDYKIAEKALEKFGISHMRDKPYTTLSGGEQQLVFFARVIAQEPRILVLDEPTSHLDFGNQLKTLDIISTLASEGLSVVMTSHFPDHAFISSNKVAILKDKNFMAIGKPEEVINRENMEKAYGIHVEIVDIDPDRKICVPMKTINGI